One region of Mycolicibacterium rhodesiae NBB3 genomic DNA includes:
- the nuoE gene encoding NADH-quinone oxidoreductase subunit NuoE, whose product MTVFLELGQRPDEPGPPIHGAKTYPAEVATRLAADAEKVIAKYPQSRSALLPLLHLVQSEDGCLTPAGIAFCAKQLRLTDAEVTAVATFYSMYRRTPTGEYLVGVCTNTLCAIMGGDAILDALQDHLGVHAGETTADGRVTLEHVECNAACDYAPVVMVNWEFFDNQTPSSARDLVDGLREGKPPIPTRGAPLCTFKETARVLAGLPDPEAAAAQTPTGEATLAGLRIAKERGMEAPAVTEVSDSHSGPDDEKVAKEATKDQAAPGPSADVPAKPNEPETDPDATESKT is encoded by the coding sequence GTGACTGTGTTCCTCGAGCTCGGTCAACGACCCGACGAGCCCGGCCCACCGATCCACGGCGCCAAGACTTATCCGGCAGAGGTGGCTACGCGCCTGGCGGCCGACGCCGAAAAAGTCATCGCCAAGTACCCGCAGAGCCGTTCGGCGCTGCTGCCGCTGCTGCACCTGGTGCAGTCCGAGGACGGCTGCCTGACACCCGCGGGAATCGCGTTCTGCGCCAAGCAGTTGAGGCTGACCGACGCCGAAGTCACCGCGGTGGCCACGTTCTACTCGATGTACCGTCGCACGCCGACCGGCGAGTACCTGGTCGGCGTCTGCACCAACACGCTGTGCGCGATCATGGGCGGCGACGCGATTCTCGATGCGCTGCAGGACCATCTGGGCGTCCACGCCGGTGAAACCACCGCCGACGGTCGGGTCACTCTCGAGCATGTCGAGTGCAACGCCGCATGCGATTACGCCCCGGTGGTCATGGTCAACTGGGAGTTCTTCGACAACCAGACGCCGTCGTCGGCCCGCGACCTCGTCGACGGACTGCGCGAGGGCAAACCGCCCATACCGACCCGCGGCGCGCCGTTGTGCACGTTCAAGGAGACCGCGAGAGTACTTGCGGGACTGCCTGATCCGGAAGCCGCCGCCGCACAGACGCCGACCGGCGAGGCCACCCTCGCGGGATTGCGGATCGCCAAGGAACGCGGCATGGAGGCCCCCGCCGTCACCGAGGTATCGGATTCGCACAGCGGCCCCGACGACGAGAAGGTCGCGAAAGAGGCGACCAAGGACCAGGCCGCACCCGGACCGTCGGCTGACGTACCTGCCAAGCCGAACGAGCCCGAAACCGACCCGGACGCAACGGAATCGAAGACATGA
- the nuoF gene encoding NADH-quinone oxidoreductase subunit NuoF: MTPLTPVLSRFWDEPEPWSMETYRRHDGYQALDKALKMDPDDLIATVKDSGLRGRGGAGFPTGTKWSFIPQDDTGAGAKPHYLVVNADESEPGTCKDIPLMLTTPHFLVEGVIIAAYAIRAHHAFIYVRGEVVPVLRRLQAAVAEAYDAGYLGTDILGSGFDLELIVHAGAGAYICGEETALLDSLEGRRGQPRLRPPFPAVAGLYASPTVVNNVESIASVPPVLLNGVDWFRSMGSEKSPGFTLYSLSGHVTTPGQYEAPLGITMRELLDYAGGIRAGHSLKFWTPGGSSTPLLTDEHLDVPLDYEGMAGAGTMLGTKALQVFDETTCVVRAVRRWTQFYAHESCGKCTPCREGTYWLAQIYARLETGTGTEADIEKLLDIADNINGKSFCALGDGAAAPILSSIKFFRDEYYEHLAGGCPFDPHASTLMATEGVGV; encoded by the coding sequence ATGACGCCACTGACTCCTGTGTTGAGCCGGTTCTGGGATGAGCCGGAACCCTGGTCGATGGAGACCTACCGTCGCCACGACGGCTACCAGGCGCTGGATAAAGCGCTCAAGATGGACCCCGACGACCTCATCGCCACCGTGAAGGATTCGGGACTGCGTGGACGTGGTGGCGCAGGCTTCCCGACCGGCACCAAGTGGTCGTTCATCCCGCAGGACGACACGGGTGCGGGCGCCAAGCCGCACTACCTCGTCGTCAACGCCGACGAGTCCGAACCCGGTACGTGCAAGGACATTCCGTTGATGCTCACCACCCCGCACTTCCTGGTGGAGGGTGTCATCATCGCGGCCTACGCGATCCGGGCACACCATGCGTTCATCTACGTCCGCGGCGAGGTCGTCCCCGTCCTGCGGCGGTTGCAGGCCGCGGTCGCCGAGGCCTACGACGCGGGCTACCTGGGCACCGACATTCTCGGGTCGGGTTTCGATCTGGAGCTGATCGTGCATGCCGGTGCGGGCGCCTACATCTGCGGTGAGGAGACCGCGCTGCTGGACTCCCTGGAGGGCCGTCGCGGACAGCCGCGGCTTCGTCCGCCGTTTCCCGCTGTCGCGGGCCTGTACGCCTCTCCGACTGTGGTCAACAATGTCGAGTCCATCGCCAGTGTGCCGCCCGTGCTGCTCAACGGGGTCGACTGGTTCCGGTCGATGGGATCGGAGAAGTCGCCGGGCTTCACCCTGTACTCACTGTCCGGCCACGTCACGACTCCGGGGCAGTACGAAGCGCCGCTGGGTATCACGATGCGCGAGCTGCTGGACTACGCCGGCGGCATCAGGGCCGGGCACTCCCTGAAGTTCTGGACACCCGGCGGCTCGTCCACGCCGCTGCTGACCGACGAGCACCTCGACGTACCACTGGACTACGAGGGCATGGCCGGAGCCGGAACAATGCTCGGCACCAAGGCATTGCAGGTCTTCGACGAGACCACCTGCGTCGTGCGGGCGGTGCGTCGCTGGACACAGTTCTACGCACATGAATCGTGCGGCAAGTGCACACCGTGCCGCGAGGGCACCTACTGGTTGGCGCAGATCTACGCACGCCTGGAGACCGGTACCGGCACCGAGGCCGACATCGAGAAACTGCTCGACATCGCCGACAACATCAACGGAAAGTCGTTCTGCGCGTTGGGTGACGGTGCGGCCGCACCGATTTTGTCGTCGATCAAGTTCTTCCGCGACGAGTACTACGAGCACCTGGCCGGCGGCTGTCCCTTCGACCCGCATGCGTCGACGCTGATGGCAACCGAAGGGGTGGGGGTCTAG
- a CDS encoding NADH-quinone oxidoreductase subunit G produces the protein MTVTEPAHEAPPVEMVNLTIDGVEVSVPKGTLVIRAAELVGIQIPRFCDHPLLDPVGACRQCLVEVEGQRKPMASCTITCTPDMVVKTQLTSESADKAQQGVMELLLINHPLDCPVCDKGGECPLQNQAMSNGRPETRFEDVKRTFPKPINISSEVLLDRERCVLCARCTRFSEQIAGDPFIELLERGALQQVGIAPGEPFQSYYSGNTVQICPVGALTGAAYRFRARPFDLVSSPSVCEHCASGCAQRTDHRRGKVLRRLAGDDPEVNEEWNCDKGRWAFTYATQGDRITTPLIREDGELRPASWSEAISVACAGLAAARGNAGVLIGGRLTVEDAYAYSKFARMVLHTNDIDFRARAHSAEEAEFLAAHVAGQPMTVTYSDLEKAPAVLLAGLEPEEESPIVFLRLRKAVRKHGVQVKSVSAFGSRSLGKLRGELIATVPGGEAEALDALADDPQLTLPGAIILVGERLATSPGALSAAGRLAAATGARLAWIPRRAGERGALEAGALPGLLPGGRPVSDDTARAQTADGWHVGELPGTPGRDTAGILDAARRGELGALLVGGVELADLPDPDAALAAIDAAPFVLSLELRESEVTQRADVVFPVAPVVEKGGAFVNWEGRIRPFEPALQTNATPDRRVLQFLADELGVDLNLPTPLAAGEEMAQLGLWAGQRPSAPAVPPSPSEKPSSGQAVLAGWRMLLDEGRLQDGELHLAGTAKQLVTRMSAVTAGQIGAADDDLVTVRTERGEVTLPLLITDMPDGTVWLPLNSPQSSVYRQLGVTTGAVVSIGRAQP, from the coding sequence ATGACGGTGACCGAACCGGCCCACGAAGCTCCGCCCGTCGAGATGGTGAACCTCACCATCGACGGCGTGGAAGTGAGTGTGCCCAAGGGCACCCTGGTGATTCGCGCCGCCGAGCTCGTCGGCATCCAGATCCCGAGGTTCTGCGATCACCCGCTGCTCGATCCGGTCGGCGCCTGCCGGCAATGTCTCGTCGAGGTCGAAGGACAGCGCAAGCCCATGGCCTCGTGCACCATCACGTGCACACCCGACATGGTGGTCAAAACCCAGCTCACCTCCGAATCGGCGGACAAGGCGCAGCAGGGCGTCATGGAACTCCTGCTCATCAACCACCCGCTCGACTGCCCGGTGTGCGACAAGGGTGGTGAGTGCCCGCTGCAGAACCAGGCGATGTCCAACGGTCGCCCCGAAACCCGCTTCGAGGACGTCAAACGGACCTTCCCCAAGCCGATCAACATCTCGTCCGAGGTGCTGCTGGACCGGGAACGCTGCGTGCTGTGCGCACGCTGCACCCGGTTCTCCGAGCAAATCGCGGGCGACCCGTTCATCGAACTGCTCGAACGCGGTGCGCTGCAACAGGTCGGCATCGCGCCCGGCGAGCCATTCCAGTCGTACTACTCCGGCAATACCGTGCAGATCTGCCCTGTCGGCGCGCTCACCGGCGCGGCCTACCGGTTCCGTGCCCGGCCGTTCGACTTGGTGTCCAGCCCGAGCGTGTGCGAACACTGCGCGAGCGGGTGCGCCCAGCGCACGGATCACCGCCGCGGAAAAGTGCTGCGCCGGTTGGCCGGCGACGACCCAGAGGTCAACGAGGAGTGGAACTGCGACAAGGGTCGGTGGGCGTTCACGTACGCGACCCAGGGCGATCGCATCACGACTCCTCTGATCCGCGAGGACGGCGAACTCCGGCCGGCATCGTGGTCGGAGGCCATCAGCGTGGCGTGCGCGGGACTCGCCGCCGCACGCGGTAACGCCGGAGTGCTGATCGGTGGACGGCTGACGGTGGAGGACGCCTACGCCTACTCGAAGTTCGCTCGAATGGTGCTGCACACCAACGACATCGACTTCCGCGCCCGCGCACACAGCGCCGAGGAGGCGGAGTTCCTCGCCGCACATGTGGCGGGACAGCCTATGACGGTGACCTACTCCGACCTGGAGAAGGCGCCCGCGGTGCTCCTGGCCGGGCTGGAGCCCGAAGAGGAGTCGCCCATCGTGTTCCTGCGGCTGCGCAAGGCCGTCCGCAAGCACGGTGTGCAGGTGAAATCGGTATCCGCGTTCGGGAGCCGTTCGTTGGGCAAGCTGCGCGGCGAGCTGATCGCGACGGTGCCCGGCGGTGAGGCGGAGGCACTCGACGCTCTTGCCGACGACCCCCAGCTCACGCTTCCCGGCGCGATCATCCTGGTCGGCGAACGACTGGCCACCTCACCCGGAGCACTCTCGGCCGCAGGCAGATTGGCCGCCGCCACCGGCGCCCGACTCGCGTGGATACCGCGGCGTGCCGGTGAACGCGGCGCGCTCGAGGCAGGCGCACTGCCCGGCCTGCTGCCCGGTGGCCGGCCGGTCAGCGACGACACCGCCCGCGCACAGACCGCTGACGGATGGCATGTCGGCGAGCTGCCGGGCACGCCGGGCCGTGACACCGCGGGCATCCTCGACGCCGCGCGCAGGGGCGAACTGGGGGCGCTGCTGGTGGGCGGTGTGGAACTCGCCGACCTGCCCGACCCGGACGCGGCCCTAGCGGCGATCGATGCCGCGCCGTTCGTGCTGAGCCTGGAGTTGCGCGAGAGTGAGGTCACCCAGCGCGCGGACGTCGTCTTCCCCGTCGCACCCGTCGTCGAGAAGGGTGGTGCGTTCGTCAACTGGGAGGGCAGGATTCGGCCCTTCGAGCCGGCCCTGCAGACCAATGCCACACCCGACCGCCGGGTGCTGCAGTTCCTCGCCGACGAGCTCGGTGTCGACCTGAACCTGCCGACGCCCTTGGCCGCGGGTGAGGAGATGGCGCAGCTGGGACTGTGGGCGGGTCAGCGGCCGAGCGCGCCGGCGGTGCCGCCATCACCATCGGAAAAGCCGAGTAGCGGGCAGGCGGTGCTGGCCGGCTGGCGGATGCTGCTCGACGAGGGACGCCTTCAGGACGGCGAACTACACCTCGCAGGCACCGCCAAACAACTGGTCACCCGGATGTCGGCGGTCACTGCCGGCCAAATCGGTGCTGCCGACGACGATCTGGTCACTGTGCGCACGGAACGCGGTGAGGTCACGCTGCCGCTGCTGATCACCGACATGCCCGACGGGACCGTGTGGCTTCCATTGAACTCGCCCCAGTCGTCCGTCTATCGACAGCTGGGCGTGACAACGGGAGCCGTCGTCTCGATCGGACGGGCGCAACCATGA
- the nuoH gene encoding NADH-quinone oxidoreductase subunit NuoH, producing the protein MTPTPTYPDPTLFGHDPLWLIALKAVGIFAFLMLSLLVAILLERKILGYMQMRPGPNRVGPWGLLQSLVDGVKLALKEGLIPAGVDKFIYLAAPVISVVPAFIAFSVIPMGGEVSIFGHRTALQLTDMPVAVLFVLAATSIGVYGIVLAGWASGSTYPLLGGLRSSAQVISYEIAMALSFAAVFIYAGTMSTSGIVASQEGLWYIFPLLPSFIIYLTSMVGETNRAPFDLPEAEGELVGGFHTEYSSIKFAMFMLAEYVNMFTVSALATTLFFGGWHAPWPINMWDGANHGWWPLLWFVAKVWTFMFVFFWLRGTLPRMRYDQFMGLGWKILIPISLVWIVIVSCARSLRNHGYNQLTTSLMTVAVVVALIILFALWRTLRSRKIRNIPEQVSEPGNYPVPPLPKKGSGEMTSREMTSKGTASKEKTHA; encoded by the coding sequence ATGACACCGACGCCGACCTATCCCGATCCCACGCTCTTCGGCCACGACCCGCTGTGGCTGATCGCACTCAAGGCCGTCGGCATCTTCGCGTTCCTGATGCTGTCACTGTTGGTGGCGATCCTGCTGGAACGCAAGATTCTCGGCTACATGCAGATGCGCCCGGGCCCCAATCGCGTCGGACCGTGGGGTCTGCTGCAGTCACTGGTCGACGGGGTCAAGCTGGCTCTCAAAGAAGGCCTCATCCCCGCCGGGGTCGACAAGTTCATCTACCTTGCGGCGCCGGTCATCTCGGTCGTTCCCGCGTTCATCGCGTTCTCGGTGATCCCGATGGGCGGCGAGGTGTCGATATTCGGACATCGCACCGCACTGCAATTGACCGATATGCCGGTCGCGGTGCTGTTCGTGCTCGCGGCGACATCGATCGGGGTGTACGGAATCGTATTGGCAGGCTGGGCGTCCGGGTCCACCTATCCGCTGCTGGGCGGCCTGCGGTCGAGCGCCCAGGTGATCTCCTACGAGATCGCGATGGCGCTGTCGTTCGCCGCGGTCTTCATCTACGCGGGCACGATGTCGACCTCGGGCATCGTCGCCTCGCAGGAGGGCCTCTGGTACATCTTCCCGCTGCTCCCGTCGTTCATCATCTATCTCACGTCGATGGTCGGCGAAACCAACCGGGCCCCTTTCGATCTGCCCGAGGCCGAGGGTGAACTCGTCGGCGGGTTCCACACCGAGTACTCGTCGATCAAGTTCGCGATGTTCATGCTCGCCGAATACGTCAACATGTTCACGGTGTCGGCGCTGGCGACGACCCTGTTCTTCGGCGGCTGGCACGCACCCTGGCCGATCAACATGTGGGACGGGGCCAATCACGGCTGGTGGCCCCTGCTGTGGTTCGTCGCGAAGGTCTGGACCTTCATGTTCGTGTTCTTCTGGCTGCGCGGCACGCTGCCCCGTATGCGTTACGACCAGTTCATGGGTCTGGGCTGGAAGATCCTGATCCCGATCTCGCTGGTCTGGATCGTGATCGTGTCGTGCGCCCGCAGTCTGCGCAATCACGGCTACAACCAGCTCACCACGAGTCTGATGACGGTGGCCGTCGTGGTCGCCTTGATCATCTTGTTCGCGCTGTGGAGAACGTTGCGCAGTAGAAAGATTCGCAACATTCCCGAGCAGGTGTCGGAGCCGGGCAATTACCCGGTGCCTCCCCTGCCGAAGAAGGGTTCAGGGGAGATGACTTCACGGGAGATGACTTCGAAGGGGACGGCTTCAAAGGAGAAGACGCATGCCTAA
- the nuoI gene encoding NADH-quinone oxidoreductase subunit NuoI, which produces MPKFFDAIAGFGVTFTTMFKKRITEEYPEKPGPVAKRYHGRHQLNRYADGLEKCIGCELCAWACPADAIFVEGADNKEDERFSPGERYGRVYQINYLRCIGCGLCIEACPTRALTMTNEYEMADDNRADLIWGKDKLLAPLKSGMLPPPHAMAPGSTDEDYYRGNIKPVTEDVR; this is translated from the coding sequence ATGCCTAAGTTCTTCGACGCGATCGCGGGTTTCGGGGTCACGTTCACCACCATGTTCAAGAAGCGGATCACCGAGGAGTATCCGGAGAAGCCGGGTCCGGTCGCCAAGCGTTATCACGGGCGGCACCAACTCAACCGCTACGCCGACGGGCTGGAGAAGTGCATCGGTTGCGAGTTGTGCGCATGGGCCTGCCCGGCCGATGCCATCTTCGTCGAGGGCGCGGACAACAAGGAGGACGAACGGTTCTCCCCCGGTGAGCGTTACGGCCGCGTCTACCAGATCAACTACCTGCGGTGCATCGGGTGCGGGCTGTGCATCGAGGCCTGCCCCACCCGCGCTCTGACGATGACCAACGAATACGAGATGGCCGACGACAACCGTGCCGACTTGATCTGGGGCAAGGACAAACTGCTGGCTCCGCTGAAGTCCGGCATGCTCCCGCCGCCGCATGCGATGGCGCCGGGTAGCACCGATGAGGACTACTACCGCGGCAACATCAAACCCGTCACCGAGGACGTCAGGTGA
- a CDS encoding NADH-quinone oxidoreductase subunit J — MTLEFLASAAADVAGQTSTAEAVLFWVLGTVAVAGALGVVAAPKAVYSAMFLATTMIVLAVFYIAQDALFLGVVQIVVYTGAVMMLFLFVLMLIGVDTSESLVETIRGQRVAAIVVGLGFGILLVAGIGSVSVGGFAGLAQANANGNVQGLAALIFTEYLWAFELTGALLITAALGAMVLAHRERFERRKTQRELADERFRPGGHPTTLPNPGVYARNNAVDMAARLPDGSASELSVSALLQRRTVTQTKGGEIEDK, encoded by the coding sequence GTGACGCTGGAGTTCCTCGCATCGGCGGCCGCCGACGTAGCCGGCCAGACCTCCACGGCGGAAGCGGTGTTGTTCTGGGTGCTGGGCACCGTCGCGGTCGCAGGGGCGCTCGGCGTGGTCGCCGCCCCGAAAGCGGTGTACTCGGCGATGTTTCTGGCCACCACGATGATCGTGCTGGCGGTCTTCTACATCGCGCAGGACGCCTTGTTCCTCGGCGTCGTGCAGATCGTGGTCTACACCGGCGCGGTGATGATGCTCTTTCTGTTCGTGCTCATGCTCATCGGTGTGGACACCTCAGAGTCGTTGGTCGAAACGATTCGGGGACAACGCGTTGCGGCGATCGTGGTCGGTCTGGGCTTCGGCATCCTGCTCGTCGCGGGCATCGGCAGCGTGTCGGTCGGTGGATTCGCCGGCCTCGCGCAGGCCAATGCCAACGGCAACGTCCAAGGCCTGGCCGCCCTGATCTTCACCGAGTATCTGTGGGCGTTCGAGCTGACCGGTGCGCTACTGATCACCGCCGCGCTCGGCGCGATGGTGCTGGCTCACCGCGAACGCTTCGAACGACGCAAGACGCAGCGCGAACTGGCCGACGAACGGTTCCGCCCGGGCGGACACCCGACGACGCTGCCGAATCCGGGTGTGTACGCACGCAACAACGCCGTCGACATGGCGGCCCGCCTTCCCGACGGATCGGCCTCGGAGCTGTCGGTCAGCGCACTCCTGCAACGCCGGACCGTCACCCAGACCAAGGGCGGTGAGATCGAAGACAAATGA
- the nuoK gene encoding NADH-quinone oxidoreductase subunit NuoK: MNPDNYLYLSALLFTIGAAGVLLRRNAIVMFMCVELMLNACNLAFVAFSRMHGHLDGQMVAFFTMVVAACEVVVGLAIIMTIFRTRRSASVDDASLLKH, from the coding sequence ATGAATCCCGACAACTATCTCTATCTGTCCGCGTTGCTGTTCACGATCGGTGCCGCCGGAGTGCTGCTGCGGCGCAACGCCATCGTCATGTTCATGTGCGTCGAGTTGATGCTCAACGCCTGCAACCTGGCGTTCGTGGCCTTCTCACGTATGCACGGTCACCTCGACGGGCAGATGGTGGCCTTCTTCACCATGGTGGTCGCCGCATGCGAGGTGGTGGTGGGGCTCGCGATCATCATGACGATCTTCCGTACTCGCCGGTCGGCTTCGGTCGACGATGCCAGTCTGCTGAAACACTAA
- the nuoL gene encoding NADH-quinone oxidoreductase subunit L — MTIPVWLTIALPLAGATILLLGGRRTNGWGHLLGTAASLCSFAVGAVLFTDMLGREAEHRTVHETLFSWVPVASLQVDFGLQLDQLSMCFVLLITGVGSLIHIYSIGYMADDPERRRFFAYLNLFLSAMLLLVLADNYLGLYVGWEGVGLASYLLIGFWQHKPSAATAAKKAFVVNRVGDIGLAVALMVMFAFIGSISFEGVFAAAPEVGEGVLTAIGLLLLLAACGKSAQVPLQSWLGDAMEGPTPVSALIHAATMVTAGVYLIVRSGPVFDLAPHAQLGVVIVGAVTLLFGAVIGCAKDDIKKALAASTMSQIGYMVLAAGLGPAGYAFAIMHLLTHGFFKAGLFLGAGSVMHGMNDEVDMRRYGGLRKALPITFATFGLGYLAIIGVPPLAGFFSKDGIIEAALGAGGVKGYILGAATILGAGITAFYMTRVMLMTFFGEKRWAPDIHPHESPKVMTWPMILLAIGSVGSGAAFAIGGTLEHWLEPVVGAHEIHHVAPVWVVTTVILAVVAVGIAIAYRMYGRRVIPVEVPAGRALTIAARRDLYGDALNEELFMRPGQLVAKGLVEIDDEAVDGAGTGLAALVSRSSSGLRHLQTGYARSYALSMLAGALLVVGAILAVQLW; from the coding sequence ATGACGATTCCAGTGTGGCTCACTATCGCCCTGCCGCTGGCGGGCGCGACGATACTTCTGTTGGGCGGCCGACGCACGAACGGGTGGGGCCACCTGCTGGGCACTGCGGCCTCGCTGTGCTCGTTCGCCGTCGGCGCGGTGCTGTTCACCGACATGCTCGGGCGTGAAGCAGAACACCGCACCGTTCACGAGACGCTGTTCAGCTGGGTCCCGGTGGCCAGCCTTCAGGTCGACTTCGGGTTGCAGCTCGACCAGCTGTCGATGTGCTTCGTGCTGCTGATCACCGGCGTCGGCTCGCTGATCCACATCTACTCGATCGGCTACATGGCCGACGACCCAGAACGGCGGCGGTTCTTCGCGTATCTCAACCTGTTCCTGTCGGCGATGCTGCTGCTGGTACTCGCCGACAACTACCTCGGCCTCTACGTCGGATGGGAGGGCGTCGGCCTGGCGTCCTACCTGCTGATCGGGTTCTGGCAGCACAAGCCATCGGCTGCGACCGCCGCCAAGAAGGCCTTCGTCGTCAACCGTGTCGGTGACATCGGGCTCGCCGTCGCGCTCATGGTGATGTTCGCCTTCATCGGGTCGATCTCCTTCGAAGGCGTCTTCGCCGCGGCACCGGAAGTCGGCGAGGGTGTGCTGACCGCGATCGGCCTGCTGCTCCTGCTCGCCGCGTGCGGAAAGTCCGCGCAGGTGCCGCTGCAGTCCTGGCTCGGCGACGCCATGGAAGGCCCCACCCCGGTGTCGGCGCTCATCCATGCCGCGACGATGGTGACCGCGGGCGTATACCTGATCGTGCGGTCCGGCCCGGTGTTCGACCTCGCGCCGCATGCGCAATTGGGCGTCGTGATCGTCGGCGCGGTGACCCTGCTGTTCGGCGCCGTCATCGGCTGCGCCAAGGACGACATCAAGAAAGCTCTTGCCGCATCGACGATGTCGCAGATCGGCTACATGGTGCTAGCCGCGGGCCTCGGTCCGGCCGGCTATGCCTTCGCGATCATGCATCTGCTCACCCACGGCTTCTTCAAGGCCGGCCTGTTCCTGGGCGCAGGGTCAGTGATGCACGGGATGAACGACGAGGTCGACATGCGGCGCTACGGCGGTCTGCGCAAGGCCCTTCCGATCACGTTCGCCACGTTCGGACTCGGCTACCTCGCGATCATCGGCGTACCACCGCTGGCCGGCTTCTTCTCCAAGGACGGCATCATCGAAGCCGCACTCGGCGCGGGAGGCGTCAAGGGCTACATCCTCGGCGCCGCAACGATTCTTGGTGCCGGCATCACCGCGTTCTACATGACCCGCGTGATGCTGATGACGTTCTTCGGCGAAAAGCGCTGGGCGCCAGACATACATCCGCACGAGTCCCCGAAGGTCATGACATGGCCGATGATCCTGCTGGCGATCGGATCCGTGGGGTCAGGCGCCGCGTTCGCGATAGGCGGCACGTTGGAGCACTGGCTCGAACCGGTCGTCGGTGCCCACGAGATCCACCACGTCGCACCGGTCTGGGTCGTCACCACCGTGATCCTGGCTGTGGTGGCCGTCGGCATCGCCATCGCCTACCGCATGTACGGCAGGCGGGTGATACCAGTCGAGGTGCCCGCCGGTAGGGCGCTCACCATCGCTGCCCGTAGGGACCTCTACGGTGACGCGCTCAACGAAGAGTTGTTCATGCGGCCGGGTCAGCTGGTCGCCAAGGGGTTGGTCGAAATCGACGATGAGGCAGTGGACGGCGCCGGAACCGGGTTGGCGGCCTTGGTGTCCCGCTCATCGTCCGGCTTGCGCCACCTGCAGACCGGGTACGCCCGCTCGTACGCGTTGTCGATGTTGGCCGGCGCCTTACTCGTCGTCGGCGCGATCTTGGCGGTGCAGCTGTGGTGA